The following proteins come from a genomic window of Hydrogenispora ethanolica:
- a CDS encoding CheR family methyltransferase, translating to MVSINEDEFVELVGFIKNNYGINLFEKKTLVTGRLQHILAEKNLNSFSEYIKYVKADQTGKAITTLINRITTNHTFFLREKEHFNYFQTQVLPCLKKTASNKDLRIWSAGCSSGEEPYTLAMIIADFLGMEQKLWDSRILATDISEKVLETATQGIYTNEQLQVLPEEWRRKYFKKHDSDSSHVVEEIRENVIFRQFNLMNQVFPFKKRFQVIFCRNVMIYFDSETRRQLVNRFYDHTEPGGYLFIGLSESLRREETAYKYIRPSVYRKE from the coding sequence ATGGTTTCAATTAACGAAGATGAGTTCGTTGAGCTTGTTGGTTTTATCAAAAACAATTATGGTATTAATTTATTTGAAAAAAAAACGTTGGTAACCGGAAGGCTACAGCATATTTTAGCAGAAAAAAATCTCAATTCTTTTTCGGAATATATAAAATATGTGAAAGCTGATCAAACGGGAAAAGCGATTACAACATTAATTAATCGGATTACGACCAATCATACTTTTTTTTTGAGGGAGAAAGAACATTTTAATTACTTTCAAACTCAAGTGCTCCCATGTTTAAAAAAGACCGCTTCCAATAAAGATTTACGAATCTGGAGTGCAGGATGCTCTAGTGGAGAAGAACCTTATACTTTGGCAATGATTATCGCAGACTTTCTCGGGATGGAACAAAAGTTATGGGATAGTCGTATTTTAGCTACGGATATTTCGGAAAAAGTCTTAGAGACTGCGACACAAGGGATATATACCAACGAACAATTACAGGTCTTGCCAGAAGAATGGAGACGAAAATACTTCAAAAAACATGACTCCGATTCGAGTCATGTTGTTGAGGAAATTCGGGAAAATGTAATTTTCCGGCAGTTTAATCTGATGAATCAAGTATTTCCATTTAAAAAGAGATTTCAGGTCATTTTCTGCCGTAATGTTATGATCTATTTCGACTCTGAGACTCGTCGGCAACTTGTGAATCGTTTTTATGATCATACTGAACCGGGCGGGTATTTATTTATCGGTCTTTCGGAATCCTTACGGCGAGAGGAAACCGCTTACAAATATATTCGTCCTTCGGTCTATAGAAAGGAATAA
- a CDS encoding chemotaxis protein CheW, with protein sequence MIGMVDESMELQEDTQKGRFLTFSIGKEDYGIEIKFVTEIIGIQAITQVPELPDYIKGIINLRGKIIPVMDVRIRFKKDFLEYNERTCIIVVDIEEITIGLIVDKVLEVVTIPEEEIVPPPDPSTGFQTRYIKGLGKIGNQVKLLLDCKKLLNDDEVKNLAELS encoded by the coding sequence ATGATTGGAATGGTCGATGAATCAATGGAATTGCAAGAAGATACGCAAAAAGGGCGGTTTCTGACGTTCTCTATCGGAAAAGAAGATTATGGAATAGAGATAAAATTTGTTACGGAGATTATCGGCATTCAAGCGATTACACAGGTACCCGAACTTCCGGATTATATCAAGGGAATTATTAATTTACGAGGCAAAATCATTCCGGTGATGGACGTAAGAATTCGATTTAAGAAAGATTTTCTGGAGTATAATGAGCGGACTTGCATTATTGTAGTTGATATAGAAGAAATTACGATTGGTTTGATCGTTGATAAGGTACTTGAGGTTGTTACGATACCGGAAGAAGAAATTGTGCCTCCTCCCGATCCCAGCACTGGATTTCAGACCCGATACATTAAAGGGTTGGGCAAAATAGGAAATCAAGTAAAACTGTTGTTGGACTGCAAAAAATTACTTAACGATGATGAAGTTAAAAACTTGGCCGAGCTTTCTTAA